A single window of Streptomyces diastaticus subsp. diastaticus DNA harbors:
- a CDS encoding DUF4245 domain-containing protein: MKGKQTVKDMILSMAAIGIVVAGIYVFIPHDGTERPPEAISYDVELSTARRAASYPIAAPVGLPDDWRATTVRYKGDDGERWHLGLHTPDGKYVGVEQSVDKPERFIKEATQNAEATEITQTIKGEPWKRYEGERYDALVRQDGDATTVVTGSASIGQLSKVAAALETAPPEDAEGRAS; encoded by the coding sequence ATGAAAGGCAAGCAGACGGTCAAGGACATGATCCTCTCGATGGCCGCCATCGGCATCGTGGTCGCGGGGATCTACGTCTTCATCCCGCACGACGGGACCGAGAGGCCCCCGGAGGCGATCAGCTACGACGTCGAGCTGAGCACCGCCCGGCGCGCGGCCTCGTACCCGATCGCGGCCCCGGTCGGACTGCCGGACGACTGGCGTGCGACCACCGTGCGCTACAAGGGCGACGACGGCGAGCGCTGGCACCTCGGCCTCCACACCCCGGACGGCAAGTACGTCGGGGTGGAGCAGTCGGTGGACAAGCCGGAGCGCTTCATCAAGGAGGCCACGCAGAACGCGGAGGCCACCGAGATCACCCAGACCATCAAGGGCGAGCCGTGGAAGCGGTACGAGGGTGAGCGGTACGACGCCCTGGTCCGCCAGGACGGCGACGCCACCACGGTCGTCACCGGCAGCGCCTCCATCGGCCAGCTCAGCAAGGTCGCGGCCGCCCTGGAGACGGCCCCGCCGGAGGATGCGGAGGGCCGGGCCTCCTGA
- a CDS encoding serine/threonine-protein kinase has product MHGEGRSNQPGGGPAPGPPARHTVIDDRYELLEPVGSGGMGEVWKAYDRRLRRYVAVKGLLDRTAMAAETQQTAMQRARREAEAIAKIEHQNVVTVHDQVETDNQVWIVMKLLEARSLADLLRAERVLGVPRAADIGLQIVQGLRAVHRASVLHRDVKPGNVLVREDGLAILVDFGIATFTGADRVTRHGSVIGTPPYLAPELFAPASPGPTPASDLWALGVTLYEMAEGRVPFGGQEVWEVQENIRQSPDPVIRYAGPLAPVIQGLLITDPAERLDAASAEAMLREVLQDDPAAPHAAVAARPTQAADGPAPESAESAPAPVPPAPGQPSAAPEAKAGGARGLKAVAAVVAAALLAGGGWFLARNAGGDDQAGPPGGGGEGAAGNAAGQQWAQWRKDHPDLRIGVKTDQPGLSLYDKKADAYEGFDVAMAHAVADHLGYGEDEVVLRQVTTDNRSSKLANGDVDLVVASYSITDGRKEKEGVDFAGPYYKAGRSFLVREKSRMYDLDSPLDLKVNKVEVCTAQGSTYEQDLTKQGFTMRKWQPATYQECVDELLDPKSDVYAVASDDVLLAGYANDRPGKLKLLENGRGTEGYGVAMRLGDGTLKHKVCEGLQDILTGSGWEEMYEEHLAGLMKNKPQPRKPQPPECAKP; this is encoded by the coding sequence ATGCACGGCGAAGGCAGATCCAACCAGCCCGGCGGCGGGCCGGCGCCCGGTCCGCCGGCCCGCCACACCGTGATCGACGACCGCTACGAGCTGCTGGAGCCGGTCGGCAGCGGCGGGATGGGCGAGGTCTGGAAGGCGTACGACCGGCGGCTGCGGCGGTACGTCGCCGTGAAGGGGCTCCTCGACCGCACCGCGATGGCCGCCGAGACCCAGCAGACGGCGATGCAGCGGGCCCGGCGCGAGGCGGAGGCCATCGCCAAGATCGAGCACCAGAACGTGGTGACCGTCCACGACCAGGTCGAGACGGACAACCAGGTCTGGATCGTGATGAAGCTGCTGGAGGCGCGGTCCCTCGCCGACCTGCTGCGCGCTGAGCGGGTCCTGGGGGTGCCCCGGGCCGCCGACATCGGCCTCCAGATCGTCCAGGGCCTGCGGGCGGTCCACCGGGCCTCGGTCCTGCACCGCGACGTGAAGCCGGGCAACGTCCTCGTCCGCGAGGACGGCCTGGCGATCCTGGTGGACTTCGGCATCGCCACCTTCACCGGCGCGGACCGGGTGACCCGGCACGGCAGTGTCATCGGCACACCCCCGTACCTGGCGCCCGAGCTGTTCGCCCCCGCGTCCCCAGGCCCCACGCCCGCCTCCGACCTGTGGGCGCTGGGCGTCACCCTCTACGAGATGGCCGAGGGGCGGGTGCCCTTCGGCGGCCAGGAGGTGTGGGAGGTCCAGGAGAACATCCGGCAGTCCCCCGACCCCGTCATCCGGTACGCCGGTCCGCTCGCCCCGGTCATCCAGGGGCTGCTGATCACCGATCCGGCCGAGCGGCTGGACGCGGCCTCGGCCGAGGCGATGCTCCGAGAGGTCCTCCAGGACGACCCCGCCGCGCCGCACGCCGCCGTGGCCGCGCGCCCCACCCAGGCGGCCGACGGCCCCGCGCCGGAGTCCGCGGAGTCCGCCCCGGCCCCGGTCCCGCCCGCTCCCGGGCAGCCGTCGGCGGCGCCGGAGGCGAAGGCGGGCGGGGCCCGGGGTCTGAAAGCGGTGGCGGCCGTGGTGGCCGCCGCCCTGCTGGCCGGCGGCGGCTGGTTCCTCGCGCGCAACGCCGGCGGGGACGACCAGGCCGGTCCGCCGGGAGGCGGCGGCGAGGGGGCGGCCGGCAACGCCGCCGGGCAGCAGTGGGCGCAGTGGCGGAAGGACCACCCCGACCTGCGGATCGGCGTCAAGACCGACCAGCCCGGACTGAGCCTGTACGACAAGAAGGCCGACGCCTACGAGGGCTTCGACGTCGCCATGGCCCACGCCGTCGCCGATCACCTCGGCTACGGCGAGGACGAGGTCGTCCTCCGACAGGTGACCACGGACAACCGGAGCAGCAAACTGGCCAACGGCGACGTGGACCTGGTCGTCGCCTCGTACAGCATCACCGACGGCCGCAAGGAGAAGGAGGGCGTCGACTTCGCCGGCCCGTACTACAAGGCGGGCCGCAGCTTCCTCGTCCGGGAGAAGTCCAGGATGTACGACCTCGACAGCCCGCTCGACCTGAAGGTGAACAAGGTCGAGGTGTGCACCGCCCAGGGGTCGACGTACGAACAGGACCTGACCAAGCAGGGCTTCACCATGCGCAAGTGGCAGCCCGCCACGTACCAGGAGTGCGTGGACGAACTGCTGGACCCGAAGTCCGACGTGTACGCGGTCGCCTCGGACGACGTCCTTCTCGCCGGGTACGCCAACGACCGCCCCGGCAAGCTCAAGCTCCTGGAGAACGGCCGGGGGACGGAGGGCTACGGCGTCGCGATGCGGCTCGGCGACGGGACCCTGAAGCACAAGGTCTGCGAGGGACTCCAGGACATCCTCACCGGAAGCGGCTGGGAGGAGATGTACGAGGAGCACCTGGCCGGACTCATGAAGAACAAGCCGCAGCCGCGCAAGCCCCAGCCGCCGGAGTGCGCGAAGCCCTGA
- a CDS encoding DUF1707 SHOCT-like domain-containing protein codes for MDLQKQPQSSPEATPPPPAPVTAEAELRASDADRDRIADLLRDALAEGRLTAEEHSERIDAVYAARTLGELEPLVRDLPGARPAQAPAAGPGAVPAEPDENLVAVFSSAVRKGRWRPGRRTHAYAVFGNVEIDLSEALFEHQHIVVKAFSVFGNVEVTVPENVTLRGSGGGILGNFEVDHLESGEPGAPVVQISGMAVLGNVEAKPKRGSVLRDLHHKLRKHLGG; via the coding sequence GTGGACCTCCAGAAGCAGCCCCAGAGCTCACCCGAAGCGACCCCGCCGCCCCCCGCCCCGGTCACGGCGGAAGCGGAGCTGCGCGCCTCCGACGCCGACCGCGACCGCATCGCCGATCTCCTGCGCGACGCGCTCGCCGAGGGCCGCCTGACGGCCGAGGAGCACTCCGAGCGCATCGACGCGGTCTACGCCGCCCGCACTCTGGGCGAACTGGAGCCGCTCGTGCGGGACTTGCCCGGGGCGCGGCCCGCCCAGGCCCCCGCCGCCGGACCGGGCGCGGTCCCGGCGGAGCCGGACGAGAACCTCGTGGCCGTCTTCTCCAGCGCCGTCCGCAAGGGCCGCTGGCGCCCCGGCCGCCGCACCCACGCGTACGCGGTCTTCGGGAACGTCGAGATCGACCTCAGCGAGGCCCTGTTCGAGCACCAGCACATCGTCGTCAAGGCGTTCTCCGTCTTCGGGAACGTCGAGGTGACGGTCCCCGAGAACGTCACCCTGCGCGGGTCGGGCGGCGGCATCCTCGGAAACTTCGAGGTCGACCACCTGGAGTCCGGTGAGCCAGGCGCCCCGGTCGTGCAGATCAGCGGCATGGCCGTCCTCGGGAACGTCGAGGCCAAGCCGAAGCGCGGCTCGGTCCTGCGCGATCTGCACCACAAGTTGCGCAAGCATCTGGGCGGTTGA
- a CDS encoding fumarate hydratase, whose protein sequence is MGEMPEFAYTDLLPTGEDTTPYRLVTSEGVSTFQADGRTFLKVEPEALRKLAAEAIKDIQHYLRPAHLAQLRKIIDDPEASSNDKFVALDLLKNANIAAAGVLPMCQDTGTAIVMGKRGQHVLTEGGDETALSRGIYDAYTRLNLRYSQMAPLTMWDEKNTGSNLPAQIELYATDGDAYKFLFMAKGGGSANKSFLYQETKAVLNESSMMKFLEEKIRSLGTAACPPYHLAIVVGGTSAEFALKTAKYASAHYLDELPAEGSELGNGFRDKELEEKVFELTQKIGIGAQFGGKYFCHDVRVVRLPRHGASCPVAIAVSCSADRQAVAKITAEGVFLEQLETDPARFLPETTEEHLDESGDVVKIDLNRPMDEILAELTKYPVKTRLSLTGPLVVARDIAHAKIKERLDAGQGMPQYLKDHPVYYAGPAKTPEGYASGSFGPTTAGRMDSYVEQFQAAGGSKVMLAKGNRSRQVTEACDAHGGFYLGSIGGPAARLAQDCIKKVEVLEYEELGMEAVWRIEVEDFPAFVVVDDKGNDFFTEPAPSPTFTSIPVRGPGLA, encoded by the coding sequence ATGGGCGAAATGCCGGAGTTTGCGTACACCGATCTGCTGCCGACCGGGGAGGACACCACGCCCTACCGGCTGGTCACCTCCGAGGGCGTCTCCACCTTCCAGGCCGACGGGCGCACCTTCCTCAAGGTCGAACCGGAGGCGCTGCGCAAGCTCGCCGCCGAGGCGATCAAGGACATCCAGCACTACCTGCGCCCGGCCCACCTCGCCCAGCTCCGCAAGATCATCGACGACCCCGAGGCGTCCTCCAACGACAAGTTCGTCGCCCTGGACCTGCTGAAGAACGCCAACATCGCCGCCGCCGGCGTCCTGCCCATGTGCCAGGACACCGGCACCGCGATCGTCATGGGCAAGCGCGGCCAGCACGTCCTCACCGAGGGCGGCGACGAGACGGCCCTCTCGCGCGGCATCTACGACGCGTACACCCGGCTCAACCTGCGCTACTCCCAGATGGCCCCGCTGACCATGTGGGACGAGAAGAACACCGGCTCGAACCTGCCCGCGCAGATCGAGCTGTACGCGACCGACGGCGACGCCTACAAGTTCCTCTTCATGGCCAAGGGCGGCGGCTCGGCCAACAAGTCCTTCCTGTACCAGGAGACCAAGGCCGTCCTCAACGAGTCCTCCATGATGAAGTTCCTGGAGGAGAAGATCCGCTCGCTCGGCACGGCCGCCTGCCCGCCGTACCACCTGGCGATCGTGGTCGGCGGCACCTCGGCCGAGTTCGCGCTCAAGACCGCCAAGTACGCCTCCGCGCACTACCTGGACGAGCTGCCCGCCGAGGGCTCCGAGCTGGGCAACGGCTTCCGGGACAAGGAGCTGGAGGAGAAGGTCTTCGAGCTGACGCAGAAGATCGGCATCGGCGCGCAGTTCGGCGGCAAGTACTTCTGCCACGACGTGCGCGTGGTCCGGCTGCCGCGCCACGGCGCCTCCTGCCCGGTCGCCATCGCCGTCTCCTGCTCGGCCGACCGCCAGGCCGTCGCCAAGATCACCGCCGAGGGCGTCTTCCTGGAGCAGCTGGAGACCGACCCGGCCCGCTTCCTCCCGGAGACCACCGAGGAGCACCTCGACGAGTCGGGCGACGTCGTCAAGATCGACCTCAACCGCCCGATGGACGAGATCCTGGCCGAGCTGACCAAGTACCCGGTCAAGACGCGTCTCTCGCTGACCGGCCCGCTGGTCGTCGCCCGCGACATCGCCCACGCCAAGATCAAGGAGCGGCTGGACGCGGGCCAGGGCATGCCGCAGTACCTCAAGGACCACCCGGTCTACTACGCCGGCCCCGCCAAGACCCCCGAGGGCTACGCCTCCGGCTCCTTCGGCCCGACCACGGCCGGGCGGATGGACTCCTACGTCGAGCAGTTCCAGGCGGCGGGCGGCTCCAAGGTGATGCTGGCCAAGGGCAACCGATCCCGCCAGGTCACCGAGGCCTGCGACGCCCACGGCGGCTTCTACCTCGGTTCCATCGGCGGCCCCGCCGCCCGCCTCGCCCAGGACTGCATCAAGAAGGTCGAGGTCCTGGAGTACGAGGAGCTGGGCATGGAGGCCGTCTGGCGCATCGAGGTCGAGGACTTCCCCGCCTTCGTCGTCGTCGACGACAAGGGCAACGACTTCTTCACCGAGCCGGCGCCCTCGCCGACCTTCACCTCGATTCCGGTGCGGGGGCCGGGGCTGGCCTGA
- a CDS encoding ricin-type beta-trefoil lectin domain protein, giving the protein MKRTSTAREPYALRGPRRAAAALAASAAVLAALLTPATASAAPAASSAAPLPAELEAVRAAEATALYGDPAERPLDQRKTSLISLGDSQISGEGVGNYEPGTDGPTNWCHRSKDAAVHRTSIPADVTYNVSCSGANSTNIRIGGTRQYADELVQSDSLAIKARNTRIKQVLVVAGANDDLQFGPVMTDCVTRYLLLQGACNPKYDPGWQGRVDGLIPKVTATLGDLRKVMADAGYADGSYELVLMSYSSPITPDFRDNPKFPGKLPGGCVGYDADARWGRDTAVPAFQKGLRTAARQAGATYLDGSRLFQGHEVCTDNTWVRGLTVDLSNPFPPDANSVRQSFHPNGRGHAAFAACLSALHGTGLREASCADPGSTGQAVLRAGAWDDAFEPLRAGTGVCLDAKSGATLNDTALIGWDCAGTRNQGWWLSPDTGSVHIEATHDRCLDVPGADYRAGRALVLYDCAGQPNQKFTRTGTTLRPTAAQNLCVTLPAKDAPARLQNCDGSAAQSLA; this is encoded by the coding sequence ATGAAGCGCACCAGCACCGCCCGAGAGCCGTACGCACTCCGCGGACCACGCCGCGCGGCCGCCGCCCTCGCCGCCTCCGCGGCCGTCCTCGCCGCCCTGCTCACCCCGGCGACCGCGAGCGCCGCCCCCGCCGCCTCGTCCGCCGCCCCGCTCCCCGCCGAGCTGGAGGCGGTCCGCGCCGCCGAGGCCACCGCGCTCTACGGCGACCCGGCCGAACGCCCCCTCGACCAGCGCAAGACCTCCCTGATCTCGCTCGGCGACAGCCAGATCTCCGGCGAGGGCGTCGGCAACTACGAACCGGGCACCGACGGGCCCACCAACTGGTGCCACCGTTCCAAGGACGCCGCCGTCCACCGGACCAGCATCCCTGCCGACGTCACGTACAACGTCTCCTGCTCCGGCGCCAACTCCACCAACATCCGCATCGGCGGCACCCGCCAGTACGCCGACGAACTGGTCCAGAGCGACAGCCTCGCGATCAAGGCCCGCAACACCCGGATCAAGCAGGTCCTGGTGGTCGCCGGAGCCAACGACGACCTCCAGTTCGGCCCCGTCATGACCGACTGCGTCACCCGCTACCTGCTCCTCCAGGGCGCCTGCAACCCCAAGTACGACCCCGGCTGGCAGGGCCGCGTCGACGGCCTGATCCCCAAGGTCACCGCCACCCTCGGCGACCTCAGGAAGGTCATGGCCGACGCCGGCTACGCGGACGGCTCCTACGAACTCGTCCTGATGAGCTACTCCAGCCCCATCACCCCGGACTTCCGCGACAACCCCAAGTTCCCCGGCAAGCTCCCCGGCGGCTGCGTGGGGTACGACGCGGACGCCCGCTGGGGCCGCGACACCGCCGTGCCCGCCTTCCAGAAGGGGCTGCGCACCGCCGCCCGGCAGGCCGGCGCCACCTACCTCGACGGCTCCCGCCTCTTCCAGGGCCATGAGGTCTGCACCGACAACACCTGGGTCCGCGGCCTGACCGTCGACCTCTCGAACCCCTTCCCGCCGGACGCCAACTCCGTCCGCCAGTCCTTCCACCCCAACGGCCGCGGCCACGCCGCCTTCGCCGCCTGCCTCAGCGCCCTGCACGGCACCGGCCTGCGCGAGGCGAGCTGCGCCGACCCCGGCTCCACCGGCCAGGCCGTCCTGCGCGCCGGCGCCTGGGACGACGCCTTCGAGCCGCTGCGCGCCGGCACCGGCGTCTGCCTCGACGCCAAGAGCGGCGCCACCCTCAACGACACCGCCCTGATCGGCTGGGACTGCGCCGGTACCCGCAACCAGGGCTGGTGGCTGAGCCCCGACACCGGCAGCGTGCACATCGAGGCCACCCACGACCGCTGCCTCGACGTCCCCGGCGCCGACTACCGCGCGGGCCGCGCCCTCGTCCTCTACGACTGCGCCGGCCAGCCCAACCAGAAGTTCACCCGCACCGGTACCACCCTGCGCCCCACCGCCGCCCAGAACCTCTGCGTCACCCTGCCCGCCAAGGACGCCCCGGCCCGCCTCCAGAACTGCGACGGCTCGGCCGCGCAGAGTCTGGCGTAG
- a CDS encoding WhiB family transcriptional regulator, whose product MQHPPRQSLVATVPPQRVPVRERDQDTPWHSDAVCRRDEAGLFFAPSKEPTAARLAREEAAKRVCAQCPVMIQCREHALLQPEPYGVWGGLTAAERRVVLARRRRRDLDLAPGPIAAAG is encoded by the coding sequence GTGCAGCATCCGCCGCGTCAGTCCCTGGTCGCCACCGTGCCGCCCCAGCGGGTGCCCGTGCGGGAACGCGATCAGGACACCCCATGGCATTCGGACGCCGTCTGCCGCCGGGACGAAGCGGGCCTCTTCTTCGCCCCCTCCAAAGAGCCCACCGCGGCCCGCCTCGCCCGCGAGGAGGCCGCCAAGCGGGTCTGCGCCCAGTGTCCCGTCATGATCCAGTGCCGCGAGCACGCCCTGCTCCAGCCCGAGCCGTACGGCGTCTGGGGCGGCCTCACCGCCGCCGAGCGCCGCGTGGTCCTGGCCCGCCGCAGGCGCCGCGACCTCGACCTCGCCCCGGGCCCGATAGCCGCCGCGGGCTGA
- a CDS encoding malonic semialdehyde reductase: MSLVLDSAAQDLLFREARTANTFTDEPVTDEQVQAIYDLVKYGPTAFNQNPLRITLVRSPEARERLVRHMAEGNRPKTATAPLVAILSTDHEFHEELPKLMPHAPGLAETFFSERPVREAAGSLNAALQAGYFIVGVRAAGLAAGPMTGFDFDGVQKEFLDADHTPLMVVNIGKPGEDAWFPRSPRLAYDEVVTTV; this comes from the coding sequence ATGTCTCTCGTCCTTGACTCCGCCGCACAGGACCTGCTGTTCCGCGAAGCCCGCACCGCGAACACCTTCACCGACGAGCCGGTGACCGATGAGCAGGTCCAGGCCATCTACGACCTGGTCAAGTACGGCCCGACCGCGTTCAACCAGAACCCGCTGCGCATCACCCTGGTCCGCTCGCCCGAGGCCCGGGAGCGCCTGGTCCGGCACATGGCCGAGGGCAACCGCCCGAAGACCGCCACGGCCCCGCTGGTCGCCATCCTCTCGACGGACCACGAGTTCCACGAGGAGCTCCCCAAGCTGATGCCGCACGCCCCGGGCCTCGCCGAGACCTTCTTCTCCGAGCGCCCCGTCCGTGAGGCCGCCGGCTCCCTGAACGCCGCCCTCCAGGCCGGCTACTTCATCGTCGGTGTCCGCGCCGCCGGTCTGGCCGCGGGCCCGATGACCGGATTCGACTTCGACGGCGTCCAGAAGGAGTTCCTCGACGCCGACCACACCCCGCTGATGGTCGTCAACATCGGCAAGCCCGGCGAGGACGCCTGGTTCCCGCGCTCCCCCCGCCTGGCGTACGACGAGGTCGTCACCACGGTCTGA
- the glpX gene encoding class II fructose-bisphosphatase, which yields MTEHHLPAPLEVSPEAPDRNLALELVRVTEAAAMAAGRWVGRGEKNGADGAAVKAMRTLVSTVSMNGVVVIGEGEKDEAPMLFNGERIGDGTGAECDIAVDPIDGTSLTAKGQPNAVAVLAAADRGTMFDPSAVFYMDKLVTGPAAADYVDIDAPVPVNIRRVAKAKGATPEDVTVVILDRPRHEGIMREIRETGARIKLISDGDVAGSVMAVREGSGVDMLLGIGGTPEGIISACAIKCLGGTIQGKLWPKDDEERARALEAGHDLDRVLSTDDLVSGENVFFVATGITDGELLPGVRYSAGSATTSSLVMRSKSGTIRRIDSTHRLSKLRAYSAVDFDRAK from the coding sequence ATGACCGAGCACCATCTGCCCGCCCCCCTCGAGGTCTCTCCGGAGGCCCCCGACCGCAACCTCGCGCTGGAACTCGTACGGGTCACCGAGGCCGCCGCCATGGCCGCCGGCCGCTGGGTCGGCCGCGGTGAGAAGAACGGCGCCGACGGCGCGGCCGTGAAGGCCATGCGCACCCTCGTCTCCACCGTCTCGATGAACGGCGTCGTCGTCATCGGCGAGGGCGAGAAGGACGAAGCCCCGATGCTCTTCAACGGGGAGCGGATCGGCGACGGCACCGGCGCCGAGTGCGACATCGCCGTCGACCCGATCGACGGCACCTCGCTCACCGCCAAGGGCCAGCCGAACGCCGTCGCGGTGCTGGCCGCCGCCGACCGCGGCACGATGTTCGACCCGTCGGCCGTCTTCTACATGGACAAGCTGGTCACCGGACCGGCCGCCGCCGACTACGTGGACATCGACGCGCCCGTCCCGGTCAACATCCGCCGGGTCGCCAAGGCCAAGGGCGCGACGCCCGAGGACGTCACCGTGGTCATCCTGGACCGGCCGCGCCACGAGGGGATCATGCGGGAGATCCGGGAGACGGGCGCCCGGATCAAGCTGATCTCCGACGGTGACGTGGCGGGCTCGGTCATGGCGGTGCGCGAGGGCAGCGGCGTCGACATGCTGCTCGGCATCGGCGGCACCCCCGAGGGCATCATCTCGGCCTGCGCCATCAAGTGCCTCGGCGGCACCATCCAGGGCAAGCTCTGGCCCAAGGACGACGAGGAACGCGCCCGCGCCCTGGAGGCCGGGCACGACCTGGACCGGGTGCTGTCCACCGACGACCTGGTCAGTGGTGAGAACGTGTTCTTCGTGGCCACCGGCATCACCGACGGCGAGCTGCTGCCGGGCGTGCGCTACAGCGCCGGCTCGGCCACCACCTCCTCGCTGGTGATGCGCTCCAAGTCGGGCACGATCCGCCGCATCGACTCCACCCACCGCCTCTCCAAGCTGCGCGCCTACAGCGCGGTGGACTTCGACCGGGCGAAGTAG